A genomic region of Thermogemmata fonticola contains the following coding sequences:
- a CDS encoding RHS repeat-associated core domain-containing protein — MRTHNAQNEITSISGAVLPTYDANGNLTRDEVGRQFVYDAWNRLVEVRDDSGETVKRYAYDGLHRRISETAGGVTTDFYYSDQWQVLEERVGGQTTVQYVWSPVYVDALILRDRDSDGDGTLEDRLWVVQDANYNVSAIFDNSGNVVERYIYDPFGQVTVLTGSWGVRSASAYAWLHLHQGGRFDPTTGLYHFRHRDYSPTLGRWTSLDPLSYAAGDVNLYRYVGNGPTNWVDPFGYRKLTTQELQELLKLLQKKPPLTKMEKDRLKDLLDNFKKDGAVIEGQKEVGIIRDIVRIGGRTVLPYVGPGLGIAITGIGKINEKQYERYVEARKGGATHDEAYTFRDQEVGKKFELRYELERILSELERMK, encoded by the coding sequence ATGCGGACGCACAATGCCCAGAATGAGATCACCTCGATCAGCGGGGCAGTGCTACCGACCTATGATGCGAATGGCAATCTGACGCGGGATGAGGTGGGGCGGCAGTTTGTTTATGATGCCTGGAATCGGTTGGTGGAGGTGCGGGATGACAGCGGTGAGACGGTGAAGCGGTATGCCTACGACGGCCTGCATCGGCGGATTAGCGAGACGGCGGGCGGAGTAACCACGGACTTCTACTACTCCGACCAGTGGCAGGTGTTGGAGGAGCGGGTAGGTGGGCAGACCACGGTGCAGTACGTGTGGAGTCCGGTGTACGTTGATGCCCTCATTCTCCGGGATCGGGACAGTGACGGTGATGGGACACTGGAGGATCGCTTGTGGGTGGTACAGGATGCGAATTATAATGTTAGCGCGATCTTTGACAACTCGGGTAATGTAGTCGAGCGGTATATTTATGACCCGTTCGGCCAAGTCACGGTCTTGACAGGCAGTTGGGGTGTGCGGTCGGCGAGTGCGTATGCCTGGCTGCATCTGCACCAGGGCGGGCGCTTCGACCCAACGACCGGCCTATATCACTTCCGCCACCGCGACTATTCCCCCACCCTTGGCCGCTGGACGAGCCTCGACCCGCTCTCCTACGCCGCCGGGGACGTGAACCTGTACCGATATGTCGGGAACGGGCCGACGAATTGGGTAGACCCCTTTGGATACAGGAAACTCACGACTCAAGAACTCCAAGAGCTCTTGAAGCTGTTGCAGAAAAAGCCGCCGTTGACGAAGATGGAGAAAGACCGACTAAAAGATCTGCTCGACAACTTCAAGAAGGACGGCGCTGTCATCGAAGGACAAAAGGAAGTGGGGATCATTCGGGATATCGTGCGCATTGGCGGCAGAACCGTGCTGCCATACGTAGGTCCAGGTCTCGGTATAGCAATAACAGGCATCGGAAAGATCAATGAGAAACAATACGAGCGTTACGTCGAGGCACGAAAAGGTGGCGCGACGCACGATGAGGCCTATACTTTCAGAGATCAAGAAGTCGGCAAGAAATTCGAACTTCGGTACGAACTTGAACGGATACTGAGCGAACTCGAAAGAATGAAGTAG
- a CDS encoding RHS repeat-associated core domain-containing protein, with protein sequence MNLYRYVGNTPTLFTDPHGLDKFWLTDGKLGGLLYLLPGGENIWSDTWSLIFPPRSRDYLASPVHQNFNPNQTNRLSLKAGDIIDRETRDWYNQATQGLKKTVVETGLMAGMIATGWGAGSFRTPEESLHWHFQKHGAEVGAKTIEE encoded by the coding sequence GTGAACCTATATCGTTATGTCGGTAACACGCCGACCCTATTTACCGACCCTCATGGATTGGATAAGTTCTGGTTAACTGACGGCAAGTTGGGAGGGCTACTTTACCTTCTTCCAGGAGGTGAAAACATCTGGTCAGATACATGGTCGCTCATATTCCCGCCGCGATCGAGGGACTATCTGGCCTCACCGGTTCACCAGAACTTCAACCCGAACCAGACTAACCGGCTCAGCTTGAAAGCTGGAGACATCATCGACCGCGAAACCCGGGATTGGTACAACCAGGCGACCCAAGGGCTAAAAAAGACGGTCGTTGAAACCGGACTAATGGCCGGGATGATAGCAACAGGCTGGGGAGCTGGAAGTTTCAGGACCCCAGAAGAATCACTCCACTGGCATTTTCAAAAACATGGAGCGGAAGTTGGAGCAAAAACGATCGAGGAATAG
- a CDS encoding polymorphic toxin type 37 domain-containing protein produces the protein MLGLFGVGTNTILLWPRRGARWPGFPGSNPTKAPPGFEWRAKPGSTPGSREGNYYNPRTREVLRPDLSDPDPIGPHWDYIDPNMNRWRIFPDGRKEPKR, from the coding sequence ATTCTCGGCCTATTTGGTGTCGGTACCAACACTATTCTCCTGTGGCCCCGGCGCGGCGCAAGATGGCCTGGGTTCCCTGGTTCGAATCCCACAAAGGCACCACCAGGTTTTGAATGGCGAGCGAAGCCGGGTTCTACACCAGGATCACGCGAGGGGAACTACTATAATCCCAGAACCCGTGAAGTTCTTCGCCCGGATTTGAGCGATCCTGATCCGATTGGTCCTCATTGGGATTACATTGACCCCAATATGAATCGGTGGCGTATATTTCCAGATGGTCGAAAGGAGCCAAAACGATGA
- a CDS encoding DUF1501 domain-containing protein has product MIRVDAQRGARFCDGWTRRDFLHAGALAPLGLTLASYHRLRGAEADRDINCILLFLVGGPSQLDTFDPKPQAPEEVRGPFRPIPTNVPGIQISEIFPKTARHADKYAIIRSIYHTATAVHDTGHQMMQTGRLFTGGVEHPHMGCVLGYLRGSRGELPAHVVVPKPIGRTGGNLPHGHTAGYLGRAYDPFILNADPNDPNFRVPDLLPPDYLSGVRATRRQKLRELVDGATRALENSPALQQLDESFQRAYQLMTSPRAREAFALDKEPAKLRDRYGRTRFGQSCLLARRLIEAGVRFVTVNMFETVFDEVTWDIHGSRPFTDIQQMAREVAPNFDNAFSALLEDLHDRGLLATTMVLAVGEFGRTPKINPAGGRDHHPGVWSILMAGGPLRGGQVIGESDNLAYAPKTRPVTPAEFAATVYKALGLDPHKELPGPQNRPIPLVDYNVKPLDELF; this is encoded by the coding sequence ATGATCCGGGTGGATGCACAGCGCGGGGCGCGGTTTTGCGATGGCTGGACACGGCGGGATTTCCTGCATGCCGGAGCGTTGGCCCCGCTCGGTTTGACTTTGGCGAGTTATCATCGTTTGCGAGGGGCGGAGGCGGACAGGGACATCAATTGCATCCTGCTGTTTCTCGTGGGTGGGCCAAGCCAGTTGGACACGTTCGATCCGAAGCCGCAGGCGCCAGAGGAAGTGCGCGGCCCGTTCCGGCCCATTCCCACCAATGTGCCCGGTATCCAGATCAGCGAGATTTTTCCCAAGACGGCCCGGCATGCGGACAAGTATGCCATCATCCGCTCGATTTATCACACGGCGACGGCGGTGCACGACACGGGCCACCAGATGATGCAGACCGGCCGCTTATTCACGGGCGGAGTGGAGCATCCTCACATGGGGTGCGTGCTGGGATACTTGCGCGGCAGCCGCGGCGAACTGCCGGCCCACGTCGTCGTGCCCAAACCGATCGGACGCACCGGAGGCAATCTGCCGCATGGCCACACCGCCGGCTATCTCGGACGGGCCTATGATCCCTTCATCCTCAACGCCGACCCAAATGACCCGAACTTTCGCGTCCCGGACTTGCTGCCTCCGGATTATCTCAGCGGCGTTCGTGCGACCCGGCGGCAGAAGCTGCGCGAACTGGTCGATGGTGCGACCCGCGCCCTGGAGAACTCGCCGGCCCTTCAGCAACTCGATGAGAGCTTCCAGCGGGCCTATCAGTTAATGACCAGTCCCCGCGCTCGCGAGGCTTTCGCTTTGGATAAGGAGCCGGCCAAGCTACGCGACCGCTACGGCCGGACCCGTTTCGGTCAGTCCTGCCTCTTAGCCCGTCGGCTTATCGAAGCCGGGGTGCGCTTCGTCACGGTGAACATGTTTGAAACCGTCTTCGACGAGGTGACCTGGGACATCCACGGTTCGCGGCCCTTCACGGACATCCAGCAGATGGCCCGCGAGGTGGCTCCGAACTTCGACAACGCCTTTTCGGCCTTGCTGGAAGACCTGCATGATCGCGGATTGCTGGCCACGACGATGGTGTTGGCAGTCGGCGAATTCGGGCGCACGCCCAAGATCAATCCCGCCGGGGGTCGCGATCACCATCCGGGGGTCTGGTCAATTCTGATGGCCGGCGGCCCGTTGCGTGGGGGCCAAGTGATCGGCGAATCGGACAACTTGGCCTACGCTCCGAAGACCCGACCCGTGACGCCGGCCGAGTTCGCCGCTACGGTGTACAAAGCCTTGGGGTTGGATCCCCACAAGGAACTGCCGGGGCCGCAAAACCGCCCCATTCCCCTGGTAGACTATAACGTCAAACCCCTGGATGAGCTGTTCTGA
- a CDS encoding DUF1553 domain-containing protein: protein MIGTLSLPDRSAGWFLAACVWLALPCLASAGDVKIYPAEVSLSAEHPYQYVVVVEEEQGRAVADHTGQVQWSVSATDVARIEGGNKLVAAGNGEATVTASIGSRRASLRVKVQGLNRPANWSFQRHVIPVLTRLGCNSGACHGALAGKGGLKLSLRGFDPQSDHFVLTRQALSRRIDLADPAASLLLRKAARQIPHGGGRRLVEGDDSYNLLLRWIAAGAPGPQPGEGALRRLEVHPATLLLSPKQSMRLVVRAHYQDGTVVDVTPWARYSSSHEPTAAVDENGKVTAQAPGVAGIVVGFDTLVAVASVIVPYPPLAPEDAQRLRQAPRHNLVDEHIQATLELLRLPPSPPCSDAEFLRRVYLDTIGRLPTPQEAQAFLHGPESQRPDKRQRLIDALLERPEYVDYWSHAWSDLFLVSTRKLPEAAMWAYYRRIRRAVADNEPWDRFVRDLLTARGSNLQQGGGNYYVIHKDVSDLAEATALTFLGFAIGCAKCHNHPLEKWTQDDYWAFANLLAQVNLKSGDRPGEIIISDRPEGEALHPRRGLALPPRPLDGPPLPADSPLTRREYLAQWLTAPDNPYFAPAMVNRLWRRLMGRGLVEPDDDLRASNPPTHPALLQALAAEFVRHNYDVKHVLRLILNSAAYQRSSQPLPGNVSDDRFYSRYYPRRLSAEVILDAYSDITGVPTLFNRVKSAAGDALTPTSSYPPGTRAIQIPDALVASYFLEAFGRPERVAVCSCERSSEASITQALHLNNGQTLNEKLREKNNTLSQWLQKGMTDREILEQLYWHAFSRPPTEEERRQCLAILAEAGQQGPQGRREALEDLAWALLTSREFLFNH from the coding sequence ATGATCGGGACGTTGTCACTCCCTGACCGCTCTGCCGGATGGTTTCTGGCGGCCTGTGTGTGGCTGGCTCTGCCCTGCCTGGCCTCCGCCGGAGATGTGAAGATTTACCCCGCGGAAGTGTCCCTGTCGGCGGAGCACCCTTATCAGTATGTCGTGGTCGTTGAGGAAGAACAGGGCCGGGCCGTGGCTGATCACACCGGACAGGTGCAGTGGAGTGTGTCCGCGACGGATGTTGCGCGGATTGAAGGCGGGAATAAGCTGGTGGCGGCGGGTAATGGCGAGGCGACGGTGACCGCCAGCATAGGCTCCCGGCGGGCGAGCCTGCGGGTGAAAGTCCAGGGGTTGAATCGGCCTGCAAACTGGAGCTTCCAGCGCCACGTGATCCCGGTTCTGACGCGTTTGGGCTGCAATTCCGGAGCCTGCCACGGCGCCCTGGCGGGAAAGGGAGGGCTAAAGCTCTCCCTGCGGGGCTTCGATCCTCAGAGCGATCACTTTGTCCTCACGCGTCAGGCGTTGAGCCGCCGGATTGATCTTGCCGATCCCGCGGCCAGTTTGCTCTTGCGTAAGGCAGCACGGCAAATACCTCATGGGGGCGGGCGGCGATTGGTGGAAGGGGATGACAGCTACAACCTTCTGCTCCGTTGGATCGCTGCCGGGGCACCGGGACCGCAACCGGGGGAGGGTGCGCTCCGCCGCTTGGAAGTGCATCCCGCCACTTTGCTGTTATCGCCAAAGCAAAGCATGCGCCTGGTGGTCCGCGCGCACTATCAGGACGGCACCGTCGTGGATGTTACCCCGTGGGCGCGGTACAGCTCCAGTCACGAACCGACGGCGGCGGTGGACGAGAACGGGAAGGTGACCGCGCAGGCACCTGGAGTAGCGGGGATTGTTGTCGGTTTCGACACGCTGGTGGCGGTGGCTTCCGTGATTGTTCCCTATCCGCCGTTGGCCCCGGAGGATGCCCAGCGTCTGCGCCAGGCGCCGCGCCACAACCTCGTGGATGAACACATCCAGGCCACGTTGGAGTTATTGCGGCTGCCTCCGTCCCCGCCGTGCAGTGATGCGGAATTCCTCCGCCGGGTGTATCTGGACACCATCGGACGGCTGCCCACGCCGCAGGAGGCGCAGGCCTTTTTGCACGGCCCGGAATCCCAGCGCCCGGACAAGCGGCAGCGGCTCATCGATGCCCTACTGGAACGTCCGGAATATGTGGATTACTGGAGCCACGCTTGGTCCGATCTGTTCCTCGTTTCGACCCGGAAGCTGCCAGAAGCCGCCATGTGGGCTTACTACCGCCGCATCCGCCGGGCCGTGGCCGATAACGAGCCGTGGGATCGTTTCGTGCGAGACCTGCTGACGGCGCGGGGCAGCAATCTCCAACAGGGGGGCGGGAACTATTATGTCATCCACAAAGATGTCAGCGATCTGGCGGAAGCCACGGCCTTGACTTTTCTCGGCTTCGCCATCGGTTGCGCCAAGTGCCATAATCATCCCCTGGAAAAATGGACTCAGGATGATTACTGGGCGTTTGCCAATCTTTTGGCCCAGGTCAATCTCAAAAGCGGGGACCGTCCCGGAGAGATCATCATCAGCGATCGCCCAGAAGGGGAGGCGTTACATCCCCGGCGTGGCCTCGCCTTACCGCCGCGGCCTTTGGACGGCCCGCCATTACCCGCGGATAGTCCCCTCACGCGCCGGGAATATCTGGCTCAATGGCTCACCGCTCCCGACAATCCCTACTTTGCTCCGGCGATGGTCAACCGCCTCTGGCGCCGCCTGATGGGCCGGGGACTGGTGGAACCCGACGATGACCTGCGGGCCTCGAACCCGCCCACGCATCCCGCTTTGCTCCAAGCATTGGCCGCGGAGTTCGTGCGCCACAACTACGATGTCAAACACGTGCTCCGACTGATTCTCAACTCCGCGGCCTATCAGCGTTCCTCTCAGCCCCTGCCAGGCAATGTCAGCGATGACCGCTTCTATTCCCGCTATTACCCCCGGCGCTTGTCCGCCGAGGTGATTTTGGATGCATACTCCGACATCACCGGAGTCCCCACGTTGTTCAACCGGGTCAAGTCGGCCGCCGGGGATGCACTGACGCCGACCAGCAGCTACCCGCCAGGAACCCGTGCCATCCAGATCCCTGATGCCCTCGTCGCTTCCTATTTCCTGGAAGCGTTTGGCCGGCCGGAACGGGTCGCCGTCTGCTCCTGCGAGCGTAGCTCCGAAGCGAGCATCACCCAAGCCCTTCACCTCAACAACGGCCAGACACTCAACGAGAAGCTCCGCGAGAAAAACAACACCCTGAGTCAATGGCTCCAAAAAGGGATGACAGACCGCGAAATCCTGGAGCAACTGTACTGGCATGCCTTCTCCCGTCCTCCGACGGAGGAGGAACGCCGGCAGTGCTTGGCTATACTCGCCGAGGCCGGCCAGCAAGGTCCCCAAGGTCGGCGCGAAGCCCTGGAAGACCTCGCCTGGGCCTTGCTGACCAGCCGCGAGTTCCTGTTCAATCACTAA
- a CDS encoding WD40 repeat domain-containing protein, producing the protein MTAAAWHPSGKTCAFAVRQHLRVCDTQGRLAGPAATVAGRITAVQYDPQGRWLAVAHGEIGRQGIVSLLALTSDGRLAGGQPAWVLEGHRDSVYALAFHPRGTLLASAGYDRDILLWEIPRSTPTETVAGRIKPVRVLKDHSDAVYGLAFHPRGSWLASAGADRAVKVWRVEDGQRLYTLGEMTDWVYCVAWHPDGKHLAAGGVDKTIRCWAADEKGGKLIASVFAHEKPVWRLAFQSDGEVLYSVGEEGVIKLWNVPRLTERRVLPAQVETVLDLAVHPQQPRLLLGRYDGQALVIDDVGRPVVSLWPQPPQPPQPVQVSSVTPPAVHRGQRVQLTVRGRHLQHLRELTASQPGIHLKWKPAEEPGETLVVEASVSPEAPVGVATLRFAGVTGSSVTWPLIVDRFPAVSERGSGDAIRTGEAVRLPVTIAGTVDRPGDEDFYRFQVHAGEEIGVEVVAAEIGSKLEPVLALHDAEGRIVAEGERSLGYTAVQAGVYVLSIRDKQFRGGQGFAYRLHIGPIPVITGVFPLSAPRGKTTTVQVRGVHLGQPEGWRIPVAIPADAPVGSSWEIPLPPGKEKPRGKAAVIVDQLDGQAVDPARGVELALGEQGQAADGVLRQPQSRHKIRFHARQGETWIVEVLARRAGSPLDPVIEILDAADQPVPQAILRPISVFYTTHRDHEATSPGIRLESWNDLAIDDYLYAHGELMRVLALPRNPDDDCQFYQFQGRRLAYLGTTPAVHYQGTPLYKVEIHPPGRTFPPNGLPLFTLYYRNDDGGPEYGKDAYLRFTAPATGFYSVRVSDARGAGGPDYAYRLRIRRPQPDFAIQFRPTRPVIWKGGAASVTVEVTRRDGFDGPVHLQFVDLPPGFSSPPTFIEAGQFTTAVTLAAAPDAQLPPQYRFKLLARAQIDGQEVTRQVFSEPLGPESLRPPADLICRPRVPSLTIRPGQESRFIVDIERLGNFRGRVPLEVRGLPHGVRVLNVGLNGILITERETSREVVLYAEPWVRPMQHPIVVLARHEGKGTEHAAPAILLNVEK; encoded by the coding sequence GTGACGGCAGCGGCCTGGCATCCGTCGGGCAAGACCTGTGCCTTTGCTGTCCGGCAGCACTTGCGTGTATGTGACACCCAGGGGAGGCTGGCCGGACCTGCCGCCACGGTCGCAGGCCGCATCACCGCAGTGCAATACGATCCCCAAGGCCGGTGGTTGGCCGTGGCCCACGGCGAGATCGGGCGACAAGGCATAGTCAGTCTCTTGGCCCTGACGAGCGATGGCCGGCTCGCAGGTGGACAGCCTGCTTGGGTCCTCGAAGGGCATCGCGATTCTGTCTATGCATTGGCCTTCCATCCCCGTGGAACGCTGCTCGCCTCAGCAGGCTACGACCGGGATATTTTGCTTTGGGAGATTCCCCGTTCTACTCCCACGGAGACGGTCGCGGGGCGGATCAAACCCGTCCGCGTCTTGAAGGACCACAGCGATGCGGTATATGGTCTGGCCTTTCATCCTCGCGGATCCTGGCTGGCCTCGGCGGGCGCTGACCGAGCGGTGAAGGTCTGGCGGGTGGAGGACGGCCAGCGCCTCTATACCCTGGGGGAGATGACGGATTGGGTCTATTGCGTCGCCTGGCATCCTGATGGCAAACATTTGGCGGCGGGAGGTGTCGATAAGACCATCCGCTGCTGGGCTGCTGACGAGAAGGGCGGCAAGCTGATCGCTTCGGTGTTCGCCCATGAAAAACCTGTCTGGCGTCTGGCCTTTCAGTCCGATGGCGAGGTGCTCTACAGTGTGGGCGAAGAGGGGGTGATCAAGCTCTGGAATGTCCCCCGGCTCACCGAACGTCGCGTGCTGCCGGCTCAGGTCGAGACAGTGCTGGACCTGGCGGTTCATCCGCAACAGCCGCGGTTATTGTTGGGCCGCTATGATGGCCAAGCTCTGGTCATCGACGATGTCGGCCGGCCTGTGGTGTCTCTCTGGCCTCAGCCGCCCCAACCGCCGCAGCCGGTGCAAGTTAGCAGCGTGACGCCGCCAGCCGTTCACCGGGGGCAAAGGGTCCAGCTCACCGTGCGGGGCCGGCATTTGCAGCATCTGCGGGAGTTGACTGCTAGCCAGCCGGGGATTCACCTGAAGTGGAAACCGGCGGAGGAACCGGGCGAGACGTTGGTGGTGGAGGCCAGCGTTTCTCCCGAAGCACCCGTCGGCGTGGCGACGTTGCGATTCGCTGGAGTCACAGGCAGTTCCGTCACCTGGCCGTTGATCGTCGATCGGTTTCCCGCCGTAAGCGAGCGTGGCTCTGGAGATGCCATCCGAACAGGAGAAGCGGTGCGCCTGCCCGTGACCATAGCGGGGACGGTGGATCGGCCGGGGGATGAGGACTTCTACCGCTTCCAGGTCCATGCCGGGGAGGAGATCGGCGTCGAAGTCGTGGCGGCGGAGATCGGCTCGAAACTGGAGCCAGTTTTGGCCCTCCACGATGCTGAGGGGCGAATCGTGGCCGAGGGCGAGCGCAGCTTGGGTTACACCGCAGTACAAGCTGGTGTCTATGTGTTGTCTATCCGCGATAAGCAATTCCGCGGCGGCCAAGGGTTTGCCTACCGGTTGCACATCGGTCCGATTCCTGTGATTACGGGCGTCTTTCCCCTGAGCGCGCCTCGCGGCAAAACCACAACGGTGCAAGTGCGCGGCGTGCATCTGGGGCAACCTGAGGGGTGGCGCATCCCAGTGGCCATTCCAGCGGATGCCCCCGTCGGCAGCTCTTGGGAGATTCCGCTTCCGCCGGGGAAGGAAAAGCCGCGAGGGAAAGCTGCGGTTATCGTGGATCAACTCGACGGCCAAGCGGTGGACCCAGCGCGCGGGGTGGAGCTGGCCCTGGGAGAACAGGGTCAAGCAGCGGACGGTGTGTTGCGGCAGCCTCAGTCCCGCCACAAAATTCGCTTCCACGCCCGGCAGGGGGAGACCTGGATCGTGGAGGTCCTGGCCCGGCGGGCTGGCTCGCCTCTGGACCCCGTCATCGAAATCCTCGACGCTGCGGATCAACCGGTGCCGCAGGCCATCTTGCGCCCCATTTCCGTCTTCTACACCACGCACCGGGATCACGAAGCGACTTCCCCCGGCATCCGCCTGGAAAGCTGGAACGACCTGGCCATCGACGACTATCTGTACGCCCACGGCGAGTTGATGCGGGTCTTGGCCTTGCCGCGCAATCCGGATGACGATTGCCAGTTCTACCAGTTCCAAGGCCGCCGCTTGGCCTATTTGGGAACGACCCCAGCGGTCCATTATCAGGGGACGCCGCTCTACAAGGTGGAGATTCATCCGCCAGGACGCACGTTTCCTCCGAATGGATTGCCGCTCTTTACTCTGTACTATCGCAATGATGATGGGGGGCCGGAGTACGGCAAAGATGCCTATCTGCGGTTCACGGCACCGGCCACGGGGTTTTACAGCGTGCGGGTGAGCGATGCGCGGGGTGCGGGGGGACCGGATTATGCCTACCGCCTGCGTATCCGCCGGCCTCAGCCGGACTTCGCCATTCAGTTTCGTCCCACACGTCCGGTGATCTGGAAAGGGGGGGCAGCCAGCGTCACGGTCGAGGTCACTCGCCGGGATGGCTTTGATGGCCCGGTTCATCTGCAATTTGTGGATCTGCCGCCGGGCTTCTCTTCGCCTCCCACCTTTATCGAAGCCGGCCAGTTTACGACCGCGGTGACGTTGGCCGCCGCCCCGGACGCCCAGCTCCCGCCGCAGTACCGCTTCAAGCTCTTGGCCCGCGCCCAGATCGACGGCCAGGAAGTCACACGTCAGGTGTTCAGCGAGCCGCTCGGACCGGAGTCTTTGCGGCCGCCCGCGGACCTGATCTGCCGTCCCCGTGTTCCCAGCCTGACCATCCGCCCCGGCCAGGAGAGCCGCTTTATCGTGGACATCGAACGCTTGGGCAACTTCCGCGGACGTGTGCCCCTGGAAGTTCGCGGCTTGCCCCACGGCGTGCGCGTGCTCAACGTCGGCCTCAACGGCATTCTCATCACCGAACGCGAAACCAGCCGGGAAGTCGTCCTCTACGCCGAACCGTGGGTCCGTCCCATGCAGCATCCCATCGTGGTGCTGGCCCGCCACGAGGGGAAAGGGACCGAACATGCGGCGCCCGCCATCCTGCTCAACGTGGAAAAATGA
- a CDS encoding dipeptidase produces MLPRLRAFACATTAFVCSATATLAAILGVTARYESQGMTQPETAAQTRQTGGKRGPVKLTEQALAIHRAALLVDGHNDLPWELRSKDGPSFRSIDLRKPQKQFHTDIERLRRGHVGAQFWSAFVPTSYARKGLAVKTTLEQIEVIHELARRYPDVFRMAYGTDDILRIRKEGKIACLIGVEGGHAIDNSLEVLRCYYRLGVRYLTLTHSESLDWADSCSDAPRARGLSPFGEQVVREMNRLGMLVDLSHVSDDTMKAALRVSQAPVIFSHSSARGVADHPRNVPDDVLRLVRDNGGLVMVNFYSGFLVPEGARATRRMFEMLRELQKKYPNDEDRVREAYRQWARENDYPAGDVHTIVDHIDHIVRVAGIDHVGLGSDFDGVSKLPEQMQDVSCYPYLTQALLDRGYKPEEIHKILGGNLMRVFAQAEAVAARWPK; encoded by the coding sequence ATGCTTCCCCGACTGCGTGCTTTTGCATGTGCCACCACGGCGTTTGTATGTTCCGCCACGGCAACGCTCGCTGCTATACTTGGGGTGACGGCTCGCTACGAATCGCAAGGTATGACCCAACCAGAGACGGCGGCGCAAACTCGACAAACTGGGGGAAAAAGAGGGCCGGTGAAGCTCACGGAACAGGCGTTGGCGATCCACCGGGCGGCTCTGCTCGTGGATGGACACAATGACTTGCCTTGGGAACTGCGGAGCAAGGACGGTCCCAGCTTCCGGTCCATCGACCTGCGCAAACCCCAAAAGCAGTTTCACACCGACATCGAACGGCTGCGGCGCGGCCACGTGGGAGCGCAATTCTGGAGCGCCTTTGTGCCCACCAGCTATGCGCGCAAGGGCCTGGCCGTCAAAACCACCCTGGAACAAATCGAGGTCATCCACGAACTGGCTCGGCGCTACCCGGATGTGTTCCGCATGGCCTATGGCACAGACGATATCCTGCGGATACGTAAGGAGGGGAAGATCGCCTGCCTCATCGGCGTGGAAGGCGGGCATGCCATCGACAACTCCCTGGAAGTGCTCCGCTGTTACTACCGCTTGGGTGTGCGTTACCTGACCCTGACCCACTCTGAATCGCTGGACTGGGCTGACTCCTGTTCCGATGCGCCCAGGGCGCGGGGGTTGTCGCCGTTCGGCGAGCAGGTGGTGCGGGAGATGAATCGGTTGGGGATGCTGGTGGACCTGTCCCACGTCTCCGACGATACGATGAAGGCGGCCTTGCGAGTGAGCCAGGCGCCGGTGATCTTCTCCCACTCCTCGGCGCGGGGCGTGGCGGATCATCCCCGCAATGTCCCGGACGATGTCCTGCGCCTGGTCCGCGACAACGGCGGGCTGGTGATGGTCAACTTCTATTCCGGTTTCCTCGTTCCGGAAGGGGCGCGGGCCACGCGCCGGATGTTCGAGATGCTCCGCGAGCTGCAAAAGAAGTACCCCAACGACGAGGATCGGGTCCGGGAAGCCTACCGCCAGTGGGCCCGCGAAAACGATTATCCCGCCGGAGATGTCCACACGATCGTCGATCATATCGATCACATCGTGCGCGTGGCGGGCATCGATCATGTCGGTTTAGGCTCGGATTTCGATGGCGTCTCTAAGCTGCCGGAGCAGATGCAGGACGTGTCGTGCTATCCTTATTTGACCCAGGCCCTTCTGGATCGGGGTTACAAGCCAGAAGAGATTCACAAGATTCTGGGAGGGAACCTCATGCGGGTGTTTGCCCAGGCGGAAGCCGTCGCTGCCCGCTGGCCGAAGTGA